In Alphaproteobacteria bacterium, the following proteins share a genomic window:
- a CDS encoding phage tail protein codes for MADDGSAQSTSIWPIPKFHFQVKWDSNVMSFQEVSGLDVEAQPIEYRAGDNPVFSTVKMPGIKKYSNITMKKGVFKSDNKFWDWFNQIKMNTIKRIPITISLLDESGSPTMVWTLTNAFPTKITGTDLKSDGNEVAVETIEIAHEGLTIANG; via the coding sequence ATGGCCGACGACGGTTCCGCCCAAAGCACCAGCATCTGGCCCATTCCCAAGTTTCACTTCCAGGTGAAATGGGACAGCAACGTCATGAGTTTCCAGGAGGTTTCGGGCCTCGACGTGGAGGCCCAACCGATCGAGTATCGCGCCGGCGACAATCCGGTGTTCAGCACGGTGAAAATGCCGGGCATCAAGAAATACTCGAACATCACCATGAAGAAGGGCGTGTTCAAGTCCGACAACAAGTTCTGGGACTGGTTCAACCAGATCAAGATGAACACGATCAAGCGCATCCCGATCACGATCAGCCTCTTGGACGAGTCCGGCTCGCCGACCATGGTCTGGACGCTGACCAACGCCTTCCCGACCAAGATCACCGGAACCGATCTGAAGTCGGACGGCAACGAGGTCGCGGTCGAGACCATCGAGATCGCCCACGAAGGCCTGACCATCGCCAACGGCTAG
- a CDS encoding response regulator transcription factor has protein sequence MSEDTTPSAPRVIALVDDDRNILTSVSIALEAEGFTVLCYADGESAWRSLQVQSPDLAVLDIKMPRMNGLDLLQRLRERSNLPVIFLTSKADEVDELTGLRLGADDYITKPFSQRLLIERIRTLLRRTDLTEQPEASGEEKIVRGDLVLDHQRHLCTWREQPVPLTVTEFLLLEALAIRPGFVKSRDQLIDAAYGENVYVDDRTVDSHIKRLRRKFRQIDSDFSEIETLYGVGYRYRAI, from the coding sequence GTGAGCGAAGACACGACCCCATCGGCACCGCGGGTCATCGCGTTGGTCGATGACGATCGCAACATTCTGACCTCCGTCTCGATTGCGTTGGAGGCAGAGGGCTTTACCGTTCTCTGTTATGCCGATGGCGAGTCGGCCTGGCGCTCGCTTCAGGTGCAGTCGCCGGACCTGGCCGTGCTCGACATCAAGATGCCGCGCATGAACGGCCTCGATCTGCTGCAACGTCTGCGCGAGCGTTCGAACCTGCCGGTGATCTTTCTCACCTCCAAGGCGGACGAGGTCGACGAACTCACCGGCCTGCGGCTGGGCGCGGACGATTACATCACCAAGCCATTCTCGCAGCGCCTGCTGATCGAGCGGATCCGCACGCTGCTGCGCCGCACCGACCTGACCGAACAGCCGGAAGCCAGCGGCGAGGAAAAGATCGTGCGCGGCGATCTGGTGTTGGACCACCAGCGCCATCTCTGCACCTGGCGGGAACAGCCGGTGCCGCTGACCGTGACCGAATTCCTGTTGCTGGAGGCGCTGGCGATCCGGCCGGGCTTCGTCAAAAGCCGCGATCAGTTGATCGATGCCGCCTATGGCGAGAACGTCTATGTCGACGATCGCACGGTGGACAGCCATATCAAGCGCCTGCGCCGCAAGTTCCGCCAGATCGATTCGGACTTCTCCGAAATCGAGACCCTTTACGGCGTCGGCTATCGCTATCGGGCGATCTGA
- a CDS encoding histidine kinase gives MIIALATGVVSWGAMRVEDRGDQRALASRMEQLHRGTAMMARLFAETASRVAAATGTGDNRRVIDTGRAALLVARLGEPAVRVRLFDYNGRLVADSELRDEPPPAAEDLTPLQQAYEDFARWLRAGTGLTDASGVPLIIHLPEAREALQGTAGERVEPGEDGRTLLSVAAPVLDASRVMGALVVSTVVRPDPAARWRPAERIGLAAVLALSVLVLGGFLLTWPLERGVRLLAASAERALRRGAVAVASEAGPGRVLEPLSGVINRLSGRLQAQIEEAELYAREVAHEVKNPLSSLRSAVETAAHISDPHQHKRLMEVIVQDVARLDRLISTITDLSQVDAELAAIPDDEVDLEAMLDALVEIENAASAQEWDPTFVLLSGGGPFRVRGAEARLAQVFRNLMSNARSFSPPGGTIRMTATRKGAVITLTCDDDGPGLSPGKEEAIFQRFYSDRPDHQPYAGHSGLGLSLCRQIVRAHGGTIWAENRLDPIGQVIGARFTVVLPSA, from the coding sequence GTGATCATCGCACTGGCCACGGGCGTGGTGTCGTGGGGGGCGATGAGGGTCGAGGACCGGGGCGACCAACGGGCGTTGGCCAGCCGGATGGAGCAGTTGCACCGCGGCACGGCGATGATGGCGCGGCTGTTCGCCGAGACGGCGTCGCGGGTCGCCGCGGCGACGGGAACGGGCGACAACCGCCGGGTCATCGATACCGGGCGCGCGGCGCTGCTGGTGGCGCGGCTGGGCGAACCGGCGGTTCGGGTGCGGCTGTTCGATTACAATGGGCGCCTGGTCGCCGATTCGGAATTGCGCGACGAACCGCCACCGGCGGCCGAAGACCTGACGCCGCTGCAACAGGCCTATGAGGATTTCGCCCGTTGGTTGCGGGCCGGGACCGGTCTGACCGACGCATCCGGCGTGCCGTTGATCATCCACCTTCCGGAGGCACGGGAAGCGTTGCAGGGAACGGCGGGCGAGCGGGTCGAGCCGGGCGAGGATGGCCGCACCCTGTTGAGCGTCGCCGCGCCGGTGCTGGACGCATCGCGGGTCATGGGCGCGCTGGTGGTCAGCACGGTCGTACGGCCCGACCCGGCGGCCCGATGGCGGCCGGCGGAACGGATCGGGTTGGCCGCGGTCCTGGCCCTGTCGGTGCTGGTGCTGGGAGGCTTCCTGCTGACGTGGCCGCTCGAGCGCGGCGTGCGTCTGCTGGCCGCGTCGGCCGAGCGCGCCCTGCGCCGGGGGGCGGTCGCGGTCGCCTCCGAGGCGGGGCCCGGCCGGGTGTTGGAGCCGCTCTCCGGGGTGATCAATCGCCTGTCGGGCCGCCTCCAGGCCCAGATCGAGGAGGCGGAACTCTATGCGCGCGAAGTGGCGCACGAGGTTAAGAATCCGCTGTCGTCGCTGCGCAGTGCCGTGGAAACCGCGGCGCACATTTCCGATCCGCACCAGCACAAGCGCCTGATGGAAGTGATCGTTCAGGACGTGGCGCGGCTGGACCGGCTGATCTCCACCATCACCGACCTGAGCCAGGTCGATGCGGAACTGGCGGCGATCCCGGATGACGAGGTGGACCTGGAAGCCATGCTGGATGCGCTGGTGGAAATCGAGAACGCCGCCAGCGCGCAGGAATGGGACCCGACCTTCGTGCTGTTGAGCGGCGGCGGGCCGTTCCGGGTTCGGGGTGCGGAGGCCCGGCTGGCACAGGTGTTCCGCAATCTGATGAGCAATGCCCGCTCGTTCAGCCCGCCAGGGGGAACCATCCGGATGACGGCGACGCGCAAGGGCGCGGTCATCACCCTGACCTGCGACGACGACGGGCCCGGCCTCTCCCCCGGCAAGGAAGAGGCGATCTTCCAGCGCTTCTATTCCGACCGGCCGGATCATCAGCCCTACGCCGGCCATTCCGGCCTGGGGCTGAGCCTGTGCCGCCAGATCGTGCGCGCGCATGGCGGCACGATCTGGGCCGAGAACCGGCTGGATCCGATCGGCCAGGTGATCGGTGCCCGCTTTACCGTCGTACTGCCGTCGGCGTAA
- a CDS encoding FAD-binding oxidoreductase — protein MTKPRRKFWGWGHVGQGYTDADMVPFEAEFAEAFGVDGFTADPFPKAEAIALAPPRLAIPDSLQDVCTHDHWERLVHTYGQSFHEQVRRMAGDFRGAPDVVAFPRNEQDVADLLDWCARSDAAAIPFGGGSSVVGGVHPDVGDAYKATVSIDMARMDRVLEVDPVSLAARIQAGVYGPHLEAQLKPHGLTMRYYPQSFEFSTLGGWLATRGGGHFATGWTHIDDQTESIRAVTPAGTHDSFRLPGSGAGPSQDRLFLGSEGALGIITEAWMKLVKRPTFRNNAAVHFRDYWDGVRAVRAISQAGLYPANVRLLDHNECRYSGTGDGSTAVLILGFESADHPMDAWMARALECALDHKGFLPDESLSAQDDPRAGAAGRWREAFIKGGYLREMLTARGIIKETFETATTWDRFESFYTAVHDATREAVERETGKGAAVACRFTHVYPDGPAPYFTFIGQGRRGRMRAQYDAVKTAASDAIIRHRGTITHHHAVGRDHMPWYTQQRSPVFAGALAGAKGAVDPAGIMNPGVLLPPQR, from the coding sequence ATGACCAAGCCGCGCCGCAAATTCTGGGGTTGGGGCCATGTCGGCCAGGGCTACACCGATGCCGACATGGTGCCGTTCGAGGCGGAATTCGCCGAGGCCTTCGGCGTCGACGGTTTCACCGCCGATCCCTTCCCCAAGGCCGAGGCCATCGCGCTCGCCCCGCCGCGCCTCGCCATTCCGGACTCGCTGCAAGACGTCTGCACCCACGACCATTGGGAGCGGCTGGTCCACACCTACGGCCAGAGCTTCCACGAGCAGGTGCGGCGCATGGCCGGCGACTTCCGCGGCGCGCCGGACGTGGTCGCCTTTCCCCGCAACGAGCAGGACGTGGCCGACCTGCTCGACTGGTGCGCCCGCTCAGACGCCGCGGCCATCCCGTTCGGCGGCGGCTCCAGCGTCGTCGGCGGCGTGCATCCGGACGTGGGCGACGCCTACAAGGCCACGGTCTCCATCGACATGGCGCGCATGGACCGGGTGCTGGAGGTCGACCCCGTCTCGCTCGCCGCCCGCATCCAGGCCGGGGTCTATGGCCCGCATCTGGAAGCCCAGCTGAAGCCGCACGGCCTCACCATGCGCTATTATCCGCAGAGTTTCGAGTTCTCGACCCTCGGCGGCTGGCTGGCGACCAGGGGCGGCGGCCATTTCGCCACCGGCTGGACCCATATCGACGACCAGACGGAAAGCATCCGCGCGGTGACGCCGGCCGGCACCCATGACAGCTTCCGCCTGCCCGGCTCCGGCGCCGGGCCGAGCCAGGACCGGCTGTTCCTCGGCTCCGAAGGCGCGCTCGGCATCATCACCGAGGCGTGGATGAAGCTGGTAAAGCGGCCGACCTTCCGCAACAACGCGGCCGTGCATTTCCGTGACTACTGGGACGGCGTGCGGGCGGTGCGCGCCATCAGCCAGGCCGGCCTCTATCCCGCGAATGTGCGCCTGCTGGACCACAACGAATGCCGCTATTCCGGCACCGGCGACGGCTCCACCGCCGTGCTGATTCTGGGCTTCGAGAGCGCGGATCATCCGATGGACGCCTGGATGGCCCGGGCCCTGGAATGCGCGCTCGACCACAAGGGCTTTCTGCCGGACGAAAGCCTGTCGGCCCAGGACGACCCGCGCGCCGGGGCCGCCGGGCGCTGGCGCGAGGCCTTCATCAAGGGCGGCTATCTGCGCGAAATGCTGACCGCGCGCGGCATCATCAAGGAAACGTTCGAGACCGCGACCACCTGGGACCGGTTCGAGAGCTTCTACACCGCCGTCCACGACGCGACGCGCGAGGCGGTGGAGCGGGAGACGGGCAAGGGTGCGGCGGTCGCCTGCCGCTTCACCCATGTCTATCCGGACGGCCCCGCGCCCTATTTCACCTTCATCGGCCAGGGCCGGCGCGGCCGGATGCGCGCGCAATACGACGCGGTCAAGACCGCAGCCTCCGACGCGATCATCCGGCACCGGGGCACCATCACCCACCACCACGCCGTCGGCCGCGACCACATGCCCTGGTATACGCAACAACGCTCGCCGGTGTTCGCCGGCGCGCTGGCGGGGGCCAAGGGTGCGGTCGATCCGGCGGGGATCATGAATCCCGGCGTGTTGCTGCCGCCACAACGGTAA
- a CDS encoding GPW/gp25 family protein, with the protein MMVSAEEDIRQSLTILLRTRPGERVMQPDYGCGIYRYVFDIMDANLEANLQDEIRQAILFFEPRIRLDAVTVTVRDSLGGRLDITIVYTVRATNNRSNIVFPFYLNEGTLVPADAAPT; encoded by the coding sequence ATGATGGTCTCCGCCGAGGAGGACATCCGCCAGAGCCTGACCATCCTGCTGCGCACCCGGCCGGGCGAGCGGGTGATGCAGCCGGACTATGGCTGCGGCATCTACCGCTATGTGTTCGATATCATGGACGCCAACCTGGAAGCGAACCTCCAGGACGAGATCCGCCAGGCCATCCTGTTCTTCGAGCCGCGCATCCGCCTGGACGCGGTGACCGTGACGGTGCGGGATTCCCTGGGCGGACGGCTGGACATCACGATCGTCTACACGGTGCGGGCCACCAACAATCGCAGCAATATCGTGTTCCCGTTCTACCTGAACGAGGGCACGCTGGTGCCGGCCGACGCCGCTCCCACCTGA
- a CDS encoding Rhs element Vgr protein: protein MATSPLETTEGVVSVTVKADGTAIDGENLLRVDIEFAVNRLSRARFAYADGDPGFSGFPLTDAKFAPGTKVEIAAGYGTDAPKTLFKGVVVAQRLAISGENDAELEVECLHEAVKMTLARSNTVTEKAKDSAVIAKLVQDAGLSATVDSTAPEFTRLVQFDATDWDFLLARAEANGLVVVPTNDGLTVTAPDATQSATLVVTYGTDLIRFDGQVDARPQRAQAQASTWDVDSQAVRSEIAAALGQSQAGPGNLAPGTLADAFGGEPALLQTAAVLGDSLSPWAKARQLRAALAANRASLTFPGSAKAVLGETIELANLGDRFSGTGYIGAVRQRIRAGSWTTTVETGIDPDTHAERHSIANPDAAGLVAPMQGLQIGKVQKLQEDPDNLYRIEVKLPLLGDDQPAVWARLAGFYASNQFGGFWLPEIDDEVVVGFLNDDPAQAVVLGSVYNPKLKPPYDMEDQNNTKAVVTREKMKVEFDEENKKITITTPADNRMIYDDSSKTITVQDETGNKIELSTSGVLIDSPKDITLKAQGNISMTATMNVDIKGLNVSASADTAFSATGNATAKLSGSASTTIEGGVVMIN from the coding sequence ATGGCCACCTCTCCGCTGGAAACCACCGAAGGCGTCGTCTCCGTGACGGTGAAGGCCGACGGCACCGCCATCGACGGCGAGAACCTGCTGCGGGTCGACATCGAATTCGCGGTGAACCGCCTCAGCCGCGCCCGCTTTGCCTATGCCGATGGCGATCCCGGCTTCAGCGGGTTTCCGCTGACGGACGCCAAATTCGCCCCCGGCACCAAGGTGGAGATCGCCGCGGGCTATGGCACCGATGCGCCGAAGACGCTGTTCAAGGGCGTGGTGGTGGCCCAGCGGCTCGCCATCAGCGGCGAAAACGATGCGGAACTGGAGGTGGAGTGCCTGCACGAAGCGGTGAAAATGACCCTGGCCCGCAGCAATACCGTGACCGAGAAGGCGAAGGACAGCGCCGTCATCGCCAAGCTGGTCCAGGATGCCGGGCTGTCGGCAACCGTGGACAGCACCGCGCCGGAATTCACCAGGCTGGTGCAGTTCGACGCCACCGACTGGGATTTCCTGCTGGCGCGCGCGGAGGCAAACGGCCTGGTGGTGGTGCCGACCAATGACGGCCTGACCGTGACCGCGCCGGACGCGACACAGTCGGCGACGCTGGTGGTGACCTATGGCACCGACCTGATCCGCTTCGACGGGCAGGTGGATGCGCGGCCGCAGCGCGCGCAGGCCCAGGCGTCGACCTGGGACGTGGACAGCCAGGCGGTCCGCTCCGAGATCGCGGCCGCACTCGGCCAGAGCCAGGCCGGCCCCGGCAATCTGGCGCCCGGCACGCTCGCCGACGCGTTTGGCGGCGAACCGGCGCTGTTGCAGACCGCGGCCGTGCTGGGCGACAGCCTCTCGCCCTGGGCCAAGGCGCGGCAGTTGCGGGCCGCGCTGGCGGCGAACCGGGCGAGCCTGACCTTTCCGGGCTCGGCCAAGGCGGTGCTGGGCGAGACCATCGAACTGGCCAATCTGGGCGACCGGTTCAGCGGCACCGGCTATATCGGCGCCGTCCGCCAGCGCATCCGCGCCGGCAGCTGGACCACCACGGTCGAGACCGGCATCGACCCGGACACCCATGCCGAGCGCCACAGCATCGCCAACCCGGACGCCGCCGGCCTGGTGGCGCCGATGCAGGGGTTGCAGATCGGCAAGGTGCAGAAACTCCAGGAAGACCCGGACAATCTCTACCGGATCGAGGTGAAGCTGCCGCTGCTGGGCGACGACCAGCCGGCGGTGTGGGCGCGGCTGGCGGGCTTTTACGCCTCGAACCAGTTCGGCGGCTTCTGGCTGCCGGAAATCGACGACGAGGTGGTGGTGGGCTTCCTGAACGACGACCCGGCCCAGGCGGTGGTGCTGGGCAGCGTCTACAATCCGAAGCTGAAGCCGCCCTACGACATGGAAGACCAGAACAACACCAAGGCGGTGGTGACGCGCGAGAAAATGAAGGTCGAGTTCGACGAGGAAAACAAGAAAATCACCATCACCACCCCGGCCGACAACCGGATGATTTATGACGACTCGTCCAAGACCATCACCGTCCAGGACGAAACCGGCAACAAGATCGAGCTTTCCACCAGCGGCGTGCTGATCGACAGCCCGAAGGACATCACCCTCAAGGCCCAGGGCAATATCAGCATGACCGCGACCATGAATGTCGACATCAAGGGCCTGAACGTCTCGGCCAGTGCCGACACCGCCTTCTCCGCCACCGGCAACGCCACCGCCAAACTGAGCGGCAGCGCCTCGACCACGATCGAGGGCGGCGTGGTCATGATCAACTGA
- a CDS encoding porin, with product MPPRTDAALIGAALIAAALAWPGAAAAGGFDMTLGGFMTQWIGYASTDAGGGEDVSGFDTQADAEIHFIAHTNLDNGLKVGVQVQLEAETSDDQIDEAFLFLRGDFGELLLGSEDGAAYAMHYGVASQGIGLDDGEAGNWILGVSAELFTTATFFFRDDDANKVRYLSPRVAGFQFGVSYAPEGVEDDDAFPTEAKNDGTTAEQIVQAAVNYEHTFGDLSVAASLGTEVFGDTNGTSGQGAYIVASGLELGYGPFGASFAVSYENEPTVGFEERTVAGGSVFYASGPTGVSLALIYGTADATGGGDDADQVSVELGGHYDLGPGVSAQASVYYVDYDAGTGGRDSSGFAAVGGITLAF from the coding sequence ATGCCGCCCCGCACCGACGCGGCCCTGATCGGCGCCGCCCTGATCGCCGCCGCCCTGGCCTGGCCCGGCGCCGCGGCGGCCGGAGGCTTCGACATGACCCTGGGCGGCTTCATGACCCAATGGATCGGCTATGCCTCGACCGACGCCGGCGGCGGCGAGGATGTCAGCGGCTTCGATACCCAGGCCGACGCCGAAATCCACTTCATCGCCCACACCAACCTGGACAACGGTCTCAAGGTCGGCGTGCAGGTGCAGCTCGAAGCGGAGACCAGCGACGACCAGATCGACGAGGCCTTTCTGTTCCTGCGCGGCGATTTCGGCGAACTCCTGCTGGGCAGCGAGGACGGGGCGGCCTATGCCATGCACTATGGCGTCGCCTCCCAGGGCATCGGCCTCGACGATGGCGAAGCCGGCAACTGGATCCTGGGCGTCAGCGCGGAATTGTTCACCACGGCCACGTTCTTCTTCCGCGACGACGACGCCAACAAGGTCCGCTATCTCTCGCCGCGCGTCGCGGGCTTCCAGTTCGGCGTCAGCTACGCCCCGGAAGGCGTCGAGGACGACGATGCCTTCCCGACCGAGGCCAAGAACGACGGCACGACCGCCGAGCAGATCGTACAGGCCGCGGTCAACTACGAACACACTTTCGGCGACCTGAGCGTGGCCGCGTCGCTGGGCACGGAAGTCTTCGGCGATACGAACGGCACCAGCGGCCAGGGCGCCTATATCGTCGCCAGCGGCCTGGAATTGGGCTATGGCCCGTTCGGGGCCTCCTTCGCCGTTTCCTACGAAAACGAGCCGACCGTCGGCTTCGAGGAGCGTACTGTGGCCGGCGGCAGCGTCTTTTACGCCAGCGGCCCCACCGGCGTGTCGCTGGCGCTGATATACGGCACGGCCGACGCCACCGGCGGCGGGGACGACGCGGACCAGGTCTCGGTCGAACTGGGCGGGCATTACGACCTCGGCCCCGGCGTCAGCGCGCAGGCGTCCGTCTACTATGTCGACTACGATGCCGGTACCGGCGGCCGGGATTCGTCCGGGTTCGCAGCGGTCGGCGGCATCACCCTGGCGTTCTGA
- a CDS encoding peptidoglycan-binding protein, translating into MAGLTKLTIQACTLSKSGAVTPKTGAADTFTALINPAELERAFGIDYGSDQDPDIPINGNSQNKKYARYVPESVSFALVLDSTGVVPPATPAPPGSPPPEPTPVATLIEQLKSVCYTYKGDYHEPNVVKLNWAENFDNFHGRTRELNLSYTLFKPTGEPLRAKLKLKFVRYTSNAEAQKEKGDNSPDMTHAVIVRDGDTLPLLCERIYRDGSHYPMVARFNGLTDFRSLQPNTVLHFPPLT; encoded by the coding sequence ATGGCCGGGCTGACCAAGCTCACCATCCAGGCCTGCACCCTCTCCAAGAGCGGCGCCGTAACGCCGAAGACGGGCGCGGCCGATACCTTCACCGCGCTGATCAACCCGGCCGAGCTGGAGCGGGCCTTCGGCATCGACTATGGCAGCGACCAGGATCCGGACATCCCGATCAACGGCAACAGCCAGAACAAGAAATACGCGCGCTATGTGCCGGAGTCGGTGTCGTTCGCGCTGGTGCTGGACTCCACCGGCGTGGTGCCGCCGGCCACGCCCGCCCCGCCCGGCAGCCCGCCACCGGAGCCGACCCCGGTCGCGACCCTGATCGAGCAGTTGAAATCGGTCTGCTACACCTACAAGGGCGACTATCACGAACCGAACGTGGTCAAGCTGAACTGGGCGGAGAATTTCGACAATTTCCACGGCCGTACGCGGGAGTTGAACCTCAGCTACACCCTGTTCAAGCCCACGGGCGAGCCGCTGCGGGCCAAGCTGAAGCTGAAATTCGTGCGCTATACCAGCAATGCCGAGGCGCAAAAGGAAAAGGGCGACAACTCGCCGGACATGACCCATGCGGTGATCGTGCGCGACGGCGATACCCTGCCGCTGCTCTGCGAGCGCATCTATCGCGATGGCTCGCACTATCCGATGGTGGCGCGGTTCAACGGCCTGACCGATTTCCGGTCGCTGCAACCGAACACCGTGCTGCATTTCCCCCCGCTGACCTGA
- the rapZ gene encoding RNase adapter RapZ: MQERSTERQGGRQRRLVLLTGLSGAGKTTALKAFEDIGFDAIDNLPFRLLAPLLHDDPPARLAIGVDARTRGFDPAELLALRRRLVDADGWDVALVYLDCDDDTMLRRFTETRRRHPLSDLGGARDGVARERELLAPLRSEADRVLDTSLMTARELKRWVAGGFESEGPSGLAVQVVSFSFRQGLPREADLVFDVRFLANPHYQPDLRPLTGRDAPVADYIRTDPGLQTFLDLLQGLTEFALPRYEQEGKSYLTLAIGCTGGRHRSVFVAEQLAAMLQRQGWTASVRHRELGIG, from the coding sequence ATGCAGGAGCGATCCACGGAGCGACAGGGCGGCCGGCAGCGGCGTTTGGTGCTGCTCACCGGGCTGTCCGGTGCGGGAAAGACGACGGCCTTGAAAGCGTTCGAGGACATCGGCTTCGACGCCATCGACAATCTGCCCTTCCGCCTGCTCGCCCCCCTGCTGCACGACGATCCGCCGGCGCGGCTTGCCATCGGCGTCGATGCGCGCACGCGTGGCTTCGATCCGGCCGAGTTGCTGGCGCTGCGGCGCCGGCTGGTGGATGCCGACGGCTGGGATGTGGCGCTGGTCTATCTGGATTGCGACGACGACACGATGTTGCGCCGCTTCACGGAAACGCGGCGACGCCATCCGCTCTCGGACCTGGGCGGCGCCCGCGACGGCGTTGCGCGCGAGCGGGAATTGCTGGCGCCGCTGCGCAGCGAGGCCGACCGGGTGCTGGACACCTCGCTGATGACCGCACGCGAGTTGAAGCGCTGGGTGGCCGGCGGCTTCGAGTCGGAGGGGCCGAGCGGCCTGGCGGTGCAGGTGGTGTCGTTCTCGTTCCGGCAAGGGTTGCCGCGCGAGGCGGACCTGGTGTTCGACGTGCGTTTCCTCGCCAACCCGCACTATCAGCCGGACCTGCGGCCCCTGACCGGCCGCGATGCCCCGGTGGCGGACTATATCCGCACCGACCCCGGATTGCAGACGTTTCTGGACCTGTTGCAGGGCCTGACCGAGTTCGCGCTGCCGCGCTACGAGCAGGAGGGCAAGAGCTATCTGACCCTGGCGATCGGGTGCACCGGCGGCCGCCACCGCTCGGTGTTCGTGGCCGAGCAACTGGCGGCGATGCTGCAACGCCAGGGCTGGACGGCCAGCGTCCGGCACCGGGAATTGGGGATCGGCTGA
- a CDS encoding phage tail protein, with the protein MALNPYPLPAFHFKVTILDTNKSDTAFQEVDGLASKIDVEEVGEGGENNFKHHLPKGISHPNLVLKRGVTVIGSPLVTWCKSVLEGGFAKAIQPKTVQVSLLNAAGGPDRFWNIANAYPVAWTVEAFNSTKNEVALERIELAYTEIKRMF; encoded by the coding sequence ATGGCCCTCAACCCCTATCCCCTGCCCGCCTTCCATTTCAAGGTCACCATCCTGGACACGAACAAGTCCGACACCGCGTTTCAGGAGGTGGACGGGCTGGCGTCCAAGATCGACGTCGAGGAGGTCGGTGAAGGCGGGGAGAACAATTTCAAGCACCATTTGCCCAAGGGAATCAGCCACCCGAACCTGGTGCTGAAACGCGGCGTCACGGTCATCGGCTCGCCGCTGGTGACCTGGTGCAAAAGCGTGCTGGAAGGCGGCTTCGCCAAGGCGATCCAGCCGAAGACCGTGCAGGTGTCGCTGTTGAACGCCGCCGGCGGGCCGGATCGGTTCTGGAACATCGCCAACGCCTATCCGGTGGCGTGGACGGTGGAGGCGTTCAATTCGACCAAGAACGAAGTGGCGCTCGAACGGATCGAGCTGGCCTATACCGAAATCAAGAGGATGTTCTAA